From the Sediminispirochaeta bajacaliforniensis DSM 16054 genome, the window AGCCCGTATACACCCGTACCTCAGGCTCGTGAATATAGGGACGGATATACTCCATCGGAAGATCATAGCCGATATCGCGATAAAACTCCCGATAGACGTAATCACCGGGATATCCGTCGCTGTTGCTCCAGACGGCTTCGGAGGAAGGATAATCCCGTCCAAAGGCCGTTAAACCATTCGGAAGCTGCATAGGTGCATAAACCCCGTAGCGGGGCTTTTTATCGGCAAGAAGGATACCGTGAGCCGCAGTAAAGAAGTAGGAAATATCGGAACTTTTCAGTAGTTTTTCCAAATCCGGATAATAGCCGCATTCCGGTAACCAAAATCCCTTGGGATGGGCTCCGAAATTACGCCCATGACTGATGATAGCACTTTTGATTTGGGCATCCACGGCCTCGGGATACTGCTGAAAAAGCGGCAGGAAGGCATGGGTTCCCGCCGTGGTGATGATTTCGATATACCCCTCTTTCTCAAAAGCACGGAACGCGGAGAGGATATTCCGTCTGTAGAGGTTCTCAAAGTCGGCAAGGTTTTGACGGTAAAACCCCAGATACATGGACGCCAGGGGAGCGAAGTCCCCATTGGAAGCCGTGCGCTCCACCTCTTTTTCGCCAAGCTCGATAAGCCTGTTCACATGATCTACATAGCGCTGCTGAAGAAGATCGTCTGCAAGCATATCCGACAGTGTAGGACTGATAGACATGGTCAGGCGAAAGGGAACCTTATCTGCTTTAAGCCTGCCGAACATTCGGAGAAGCGGCAGGTAGGTTTCAGAAATCGCCTCGTACAACCAGTCTTCTTCCAGAAACCGGGGATACTCAGGATGCCGAACAAAGGGAAGATGGGCATGTAGAATAATTCCGAGATAGCCTTTCATGAAGCCTCCATTTCTCCATTAGTTACCAATCGACAAATCCTGATAATCGAGAATCTGCAGGACCCGCTGAGGAATCCGCTCATGCTCATCCTCACGCCCTTCAAAATCCCACAAACCGGAAAGGAGAACCTTCATCTGGTCGGGATGGGAAAAGAAATCTTCCTGATTCTCGGCGATATAGCCGAGAGGACTTTTGATCATATTCGAACGACACAGTAATGTTTCACCATGTAGTGACTTTCCACGGAGATCGACACAAAAGAAACCGCCGGGTTTGGGAAGACTTATATACCAGTTGTCATCCTCTTCCTTGACGGGAATATCGAAATAATCTATGACATGGTCTTTGCTTGGTATTGCGGAAGAAAATTCATAGACCCGCAGGAAAAGCCCCTCATAATAGGGTTCGTCACAAAGACTTTTCAAACGTACGTCCTGAATATCCCAATAGGCATAGGCCCAAAGAGGATCACGAAGGAGCAAAACGATTCTGGTCTCGTTATAGTGGTCGGGAAGCAGATATTCCTCGGTCTCCTGAGAGACGATTTCTTCATCAAGAAGAATATCGTATTTTCGCCCCTTTGCCTGCATTGCCGAATTATTTCCGGCTATACGCTCGGAGCGATCTTCTTCCAGGGCATCCATGATCTGATCGATTATCTCTTCCCGATCATCTCCGTCAAAATCAAGATCCTCTTCCACATAAAGCCCTTCCCGACGAGCAAGGGCGACCAAGGTCTCTTTGGAAAGGGTAAGCAACCGTTCCCTTGTCATACCACCTCCCGGTAACAGTAAAGAGTATCCTAGGAAAATAAGTGAAACCTGTCAACCCGTAGAAAAGAGACGCTTTACAAAGACTTAACAGTTGCGCGACAATTATTATATGAAAACCCAATTGATCCTTCATGGCCACTTCTACCAGCCTCCGAGAATGAATCCCTGGACAGGAATTGTTCCCGTTCAGAGGTCGGCAGCCCCTTATCATGACTGGAACAGCAGGATAACCCGTGAATGTTACGCGGCAAACGCCTATTCACGTTATCTCCGCTACGACGGAAGGATCGATGATATTATCAACAATTACGAGATGCTCTCGTTTAATATCGGTCCGACACTCCTGGGATGGCTTCAGGAAAAGGCCCCGAATGTCTACGGAAGGATCATCGATGCCGACAGGAAAAGCAGAGAAAGGCTGGGACACGGTAATGCCCTTGCACAAGGCTACAATCATACGATTCTTCCCCTCGACGATCCGGAAGATGCGGAAATTCAGATTCGGTGGGGCATAGAGGACTTCAAACACCACTTCGGCAGGGCTCCGGAGGGAATGTGGTTGCCTGAATGCGGGGTAAACGACACGGTTATCAATCTTTTGATCGCCGAAGGCATATCCTTCATCATCCTCGCACCATGGCAGGGTGAGGCGATACGACAAAGCCCCTCGGACACATGGCTCGAACTCGGCAAAGAATCGGTCCCTTATTATCGAAGTTACCGTATACAGGGAGAGGAAGGAAGCATATCAGCCTTTTTCTACAACGCCGAACTCTCCGGCGGAATCAGTTTCAATCACTACCTGAGAAGTGCCGATACCCTTTACTCAAGGATCCTGAAGATAAAAAGCGAAAACGAACATCTTCAACTGATCCACGCCGCCACCGACGGAGAGGTGTACGGCCATCATGAGCCCTTCGGAGATATGTGCCTTGCGGCACTCTCAAAGTTGATACGGGCGGGAGAGGAGTTTGAGTTTACCAATTACGCCACCTACCTTGAGCTGAATCCCCCCACATGGGAAGTCAGACTAAGGAAAGGCGAAGAGCATTTGGGAACAAGCTGGAGCTGTGTTCACGGAGTCTCCCGCTGGTATAAGGATTGCGGTTGTAAAACAGGAGGAAAGGCCGATTGGGACCAGCGATGGCGCAGCCCTTTGAGAAAGGGACTTACCCTTCTCAGCCACAAGCTAAAGGCATTCCGAAATCATCAATTATCGGCCCTAAGCTCTCTCCCTCCCGAAAAGATTGTCAAGGAATATGCCGCAATTCTCTGCTCAAGGAGAGATCCTCTATCCTTTGCGCAACGTGTAGGCATAGCAACGGATACAGAAAGCATAACGAAAATGCTTACCATTTTGGAAGGTGAAAAACTTAGGCATTTTATGTTCACTTCCTGCGCCTGGTTTTTTTCCGACATTTCGGGAATCGAGACACTGCAAAATTTGAGCTATGCATTGCGAGCCATCGAACTTGCACAGGAGCTCGGAGAAACGGAAGAATTATACACACTGCTAAAAACCGAACTGTCATATGCAATAAGCAACCTCCCCGACCACAGGAACGGGGGAGAGATTCTCGACGACCTGACAGATGGAATTCTTCCGGGAGAATTGGAGCCTGCACTTTTTTTTC encodes:
- a CDS encoding glycoside hydrolase family 57 protein, with amino-acid sequence MKGYLGIILHAHLPFVRHPEYPRFLEEDWLYEAISETYLPLLRMFGRLKADKVPFRLTMSISPTLSDMLADDLLQQRYVDHVNRLIELGEKEVERTASNGDFAPLASMYLGFYRQNLADFENLYRRNILSAFRAFEKEGYIEIITTAGTHAFLPLFQQYPEAVDAQIKSAIISHGRNFGAHPKGFWLPECGYYPDLEKLLKSSDISYFFTAAHGILLADKKPRYGVYAPMQLPNGLTAFGRDYPSSEAVWSNSDGYPGDYVYREFYRDIGYDLPMEYIRPYIHEPEVRVYTGYKYYAITSAGDDKRPYRHEVALRKTQEHAENFLYQRQNQVRKLEALMDKPPFIICPYDAELFGHWWFEGIDWLENLFRKIAESGDGLEMITPSDYLKRHADHQEGTPSFSSWGNKGYAEVWLDGKNDWIYRHVHKAIERMIELVDRYPDESGLKERVLNQASREVLLSMASDWPFIMKTGTTVPYAEKRIREHLHNFNFIYENLCRNTVNTEWLTRIEKKNNIFPDVDYRLFRKR
- a CDS encoding DUF3536 domain-containing protein; protein product: MKTQLILHGHFYQPPRMNPWTGIVPVQRSAAPYHDWNSRITRECYAANAYSRYLRYDGRIDDIINNYEMLSFNIGPTLLGWLQEKAPNVYGRIIDADRKSRERLGHGNALAQGYNHTILPLDDPEDAEIQIRWGIEDFKHHFGRAPEGMWLPECGVNDTVINLLIAEGISFIILAPWQGEAIRQSPSDTWLELGKESVPYYRSYRIQGEEGSISAFFYNAELSGGISFNHYLRSADTLYSRILKIKSENEHLQLIHAATDGEVYGHHEPFGDMCLAALSKLIRAGEEFEFTNYATYLELNPPTWEVRLRKGEEHLGTSWSCVHGVSRWYKDCGCKTGGKADWDQRWRSPLRKGLTLLSHKLKAFRNHQLSALSSLPPEKIVKEYAAILCSRRDPLSFAQRVGIATDTESITKMLTILEGEKLRHFMFTSCAWFFSDISGIETLQNLSYALRAIELAQELGETEELYTLLKTELSYAISNLPDHRNGGEILDDLTDGILPGELEPALFFHMNRLLHREKSDELRYGIYRLESLLLSEEKTRKTSHAKVVNTITGQHYLCTVTTHIRPNEPMDIHAEDQYGRKISIGNDRAAHLPEQLRYALSDLLIASSQRLCGKAGGELVGPTTHVLNWARTLRLPISPDVLKSAEVAVDWRLQHIMPLPHRKLSAADRRELAELLDFAVNNKLEFDRKEASRRFTYYLSQRFSTLSPQLTMQEAREIIELHALAARAQIEEDITIAQNIIFDQLKIWREKIVQVESLTPSKRDQEAMAPILSLCEGFGIYADDMRRKKGEKQEEEKNTFRPNN
- a CDS encoding DUF4912 domain-containing protein, producing the protein MTRERLLTLSKETLVALARREGLYVEEDLDFDGDDREEIIDQIMDALEEDRSERIAGNNSAMQAKGRKYDILLDEEIVSQETEEYLLPDHYNETRIVLLLRDPLWAYAYWDIQDVRLKSLCDEPYYEGLFLRVYEFSSAIPSKDHVIDYFDIPVKEEDDNWYISLPKPGGFFCVDLRGKSLHGETLLCRSNMIKSPLGYIAENQEDFFSHPDQMKVLLSGLWDFEGREDEHERIPQRVLQILDYQDLSIGN